From Ochotona princeps isolate mOchPri1 chromosome X, mOchPri1.hap1, whole genome shotgun sequence, one genomic window encodes:
- the LOC101535367 gene encoding minor histocompatibility antigen H13-like has product MYFFVLGILALSHTISPFMNKFFPVNFPNRQYQLLFTQGSGENKEEIINSEFDTKDLVCLGLSSIVGVWYLLRKHWIASNLFGLAFSLNGVELLHLNNVSTGCILLGGLFIYDVFWVFGTNVMVTVAKSFEAPIKLVFPQDLLEKGLEADNFAMLGLGDIVIPGIFIALLLRFDISLKKNMHTYFYTSFAAYIFGLGLTIFIMHLFKHAQPALLYLVPACIGFPFLVALAKGEVTEMFSYEESSPKDPTAVTESKEATEAAAAKGLEKKDK; this is encoded by the coding sequence ATGTATTTCTTCGTGCTGGGGATCCTGGCCCTGTCCCACACCATCAGCCCCTTCATGAATAAATTTTTCCCAGTCAACTTCCCCAACCGCCAGTACCAGCTGCTCTTCACACAGGGCTCTGGGGAGAACAAAGAAGAGATCATCAATTCCGAGTTTGACACTAAGGATCTGGTGTGCCTGGGCCTGAGCAGCATTGTTGGCGTCTGGTACCTGCTGAGGAAGCACTGGATCGCCAGCAACCTGTTTGGCTTGGCCTTCTCCCTGAATGGGGTGGAGCTCCTGCACCTGAACAACGTCAGCACAGGCTGCATCCTGCTGGGCGGCCTCTTCATCTACGATGTCTTCTGGGTGTTTGGCACCAACGTGATGGTGACAGTGGCCAAGTCCTTTGAAGCACCAATAAAATTGGTGTTTCCCCAAGATCTGCTGGAGAAGGGCCTCGAAGCAGACAACTtcgccatgctgggcctgggagaCATCGTCATTCCAGGGATCTTCATTGCCTTGCTGCTGCGCTTTGACATCAGCTTGAAGAAGAACATGCACACCTACTTCTACACCAGCTTCGCAGCCTACATCTTCGGCCTGGGCCTCACCATCTTCATCATGCACCTCTTCAAGCACGCGCAGCCTGCCCTGCTGTACCTGGTCCCTGCCTGCATCGGCTTTCCTTTCCTGGTGGCGCTGGCCAAGGGAGAAGTGACAGAAATGTTCAGTTATGAGGAGTCGAGTCCTAAGGATCCCACAGCAGTGACAGAATCCAAAGAGGCGACAGAGGCGGCGGCAGCCAAGGGGCTGGAGAAGAAGGACAAGTAA